In Choristoneura fumiferana chromosome 21, NRCan_CFum_1, whole genome shotgun sequence, a single genomic region encodes these proteins:
- the LOC141439756 gene encoding uncharacterized protein, translating to MQWARIFVICGLVGSSVAGHKERRALIFPPTSLYGIFLAIAVPIDIPDKNVFVSYNFEANYSPVTNITEIDDVLFPNLPVISSRHSRSITRELAYTVLEARFKEHGMKGKECMLRNICEAAETPLHHNGLLGHIMHIIFTPSTSREEGLSDDYYEAEVDGQRGDCDKYLDLCPFSVFDVITRLAEIRPNHV from the exons ATGCAGTGGGCAAGGATTTTTGTGATAtg TGGACTTGTAGGCTCCAGTGTCGCAGGACATAAAGAGAGGAGGGCGCTTATTTTTCCACCTACAAGTCTTTACGGG ATCTTCTTAGCCATTGCGGTGCCTATCGACATCCCGGACAAGAACGTGTTCGTGTCGTACAACTTCGAAGCGAACTATTCCCCCGTCACCAACATCACTGAGATAGACGATGTGCTGTTCCCAAATCTACCG gTCATCAGTTCCCGCCACAGCCGAAGTATTACGAGAGAATTAGCATACACAGTGCTGGAAGCAAGGTTTAAGGA GCATGGCATGAAGGGCAAGGAATGTATGCTCCGTAACATCTGCGAGGCAGCCGAGACACCACTCCACCACAACGGTCTGCTCGGGCATATCATGCATATCATTTTCAC ACCATCGACATCTCGCGAAGAGGGTCTCTCGGATGACTACTACGAAGCAGAAGTCGACGGACAAAGAGGAGACTGCGACAAGTACTTAGACCTCTGCCCTTTTAGCGTCTTCGACGTGATCACAAGGCTTGCCGAGATACGACCTAACCACGTATAA